A window of Microcystis aeruginosa FD4 contains these coding sequences:
- the moaC gene encoding cyclic pyranopterin monophosphate synthase MoaC translates to MTQEGKEKLSHLDSQGEAQMVDVSEKMPTKRTAIALGQVRMLKTTFEAIEQGNAPKGDVLGTARLAGIMAAKQTSCLIPLCHPLPLQKINVQIIPKAELPGYEIRAEVVTKSETGVEMEALTAVSVAALTLYDMAKALEKSILIENIHLLSKTGGKSDYHNNPLLP, encoded by the coding sequence ATGACGCAAGAGGGTAAAGAAAAATTATCTCATCTCGACAGCCAAGGCGAGGCCCAGATGGTGGATGTATCGGAGAAAATGCCCACTAAACGCACTGCTATTGCGCTAGGACAAGTGAGAATGCTAAAAACGACTTTTGAAGCCATAGAACAGGGAAATGCGCCTAAAGGGGACGTTTTAGGGACGGCAAGATTAGCGGGAATTATGGCTGCCAAACAAACTTCCTGCTTAATTCCTCTTTGCCATCCCTTACCCCTGCAAAAAATCAATGTTCAGATTATCCCGAAAGCAGAGTTACCCGGTTACGAAATTCGGGCAGAAGTGGTGACAAAATCGGAAACCGGTGTAGAAATGGAAGCTTTAACCGCAGTATCTGTGGCAGCCTTGACTTTGTACGATATGGCTAAAGCGTTAGAAAAATCAATCCTGATTGAAAATATCCATCTGCTGAGTAAAACAGGAGGGAAATCAGATTATCACAACAATCCCCTGTTGCCATGA
- a CDS encoding diflavin flavoprotein: protein MNNAIVKPRDVQVAPIAVDTFVFRSRTWDRLKFEIEYGLQKGTTANSYLIKSEKVALFDPPGESFLSIFLEALTKRIDPKTIDYIILGHVNPNRAVTLKALLEIAPQVTFVCSNPGAISLKKILETEALNLFVVKGEEILNLGANHQLEFIPTPNPRFPDQLCTYDSKTDILYTDKLFGAHVCGDQIFDEGWSVYNEDRRYYFDCLMAPYAGQISNALEKLAAKSPLFYAVGHGPLVRYGMHELTLSYQQWLAAQKYQELTIALIYASAYGNTATLAQAIAMGITKAGVAVTAINAESAEPDEIKTAIEKSVGFIFGSPTLGGHAPTPIQTALGITLANGDKSKLVGVFGSYGWSGEAVDLLEGKFRDGGYRFGFEPIRVKFKPTEAILKTCEEAGTDFAQAVKKARKSRQPKTNVNQSQSDRRSQALGRLVGSLCIVTCELGELRGAMLASWVSQATFTPPGLTIAVAKERAIESLLYSGTPFVLNILQEGQHLALMKHFLKPFSPGEDRFANIETTKAENGGPILAEALAYLECRVEQRMECGDHWLLYAIAEKGKVLHQGLTAIHHRKSGSYY from the coding sequence ATGAATAATGCAATTGTCAAACCGAGAGATGTACAAGTAGCACCGATAGCCGTCGATACTTTTGTCTTTCGTTCCCGCACTTGGGACCGGTTAAAATTCGAGATCGAATACGGATTACAAAAGGGAACCACCGCCAATAGTTATCTGATCAAAAGTGAAAAGGTCGCTCTTTTTGATCCACCGGGGGAATCATTCTTGTCCATATTTTTAGAGGCTTTAACTAAAAGAATCGATCCGAAAACTATTGATTATATTATTCTCGGTCACGTTAACCCCAATCGTGCCGTTACCCTCAAGGCACTTTTAGAAATCGCTCCTCAAGTCACTTTTGTTTGTTCTAATCCGGGGGCAATTTCCCTGAAAAAAATTCTCGAAACCGAAGCATTAAATCTCTTCGTTGTCAAGGGGGAAGAAATATTAAATTTAGGAGCAAACCATCAATTAGAATTTATCCCCACTCCTAACCCCAGATTTCCCGATCAACTCTGTACCTACGACAGCAAAACCGATATTCTCTACACCGATAAATTATTCGGAGCGCACGTTTGTGGCGACCAAATTTTTGATGAGGGTTGGAGCGTTTATAACGAAGATCGGCGTTATTATTTTGATTGTCTCATGGCTCCCTATGCGGGCCAAATTAGCAACGCTTTGGAGAAATTAGCCGCTAAATCGCCCTTATTTTATGCCGTTGGTCACGGTCCTCTGGTGCGTTACGGGATGCACGAATTGACCCTTTCCTATCAACAATGGTTAGCAGCACAAAAGTACCAAGAGTTGACAATCGCCCTGATTTATGCTAGTGCCTACGGCAACACCGCCACCCTCGCTCAAGCGATCGCCATGGGGATCACGAAAGCGGGAGTAGCAGTGACGGCGATTAATGCCGAGTCCGCTGAACCAGACGAGATCAAAACGGCGATCGAAAAAAGTGTCGGTTTTATCTTTGGTTCCCCCACTTTGGGAGGACACGCGCCGACTCCCATCCAAACTGCCTTGGGGATTACCCTAGCAAATGGCGATAAAAGCAAGCTGGTGGGGGTTTTTGGCTCCTACGGTTGGAGTGGTGAAGCGGTCGATCTTTTAGAAGGTAAATTCCGGGATGGCGGTTATCGCTTCGGTTTTGAGCCAATTCGGGTTAAATTTAAACCCACGGAGGCAATTTTAAAGACCTGTGAGGAAGCGGGAACCGATTTCGCTCAAGCAGTCAAAAAAGCTCGCAAAAGCAGACAACCGAAAACTAATGTTAACCAATCCCAAAGCGATCGGCGATCGCAGGCCCTGGGACGTTTGGTGGGTTCTCTCTGTATCGTCACCTGCGAATTGGGGGAATTGCGCGGTGCCATGTTAGCCTCTTGGGTATCGCAAGCGACGTTCACTCCCCCCGGATTGACTATTGCCGTAGCGAAAGAACGAGCGATCGAGTCTCTGCTTTATAGCGGTACGCCTTTTGTCCTTAATATCCTCCAAGAAGGTCAACATTTGGCTTTAATGAAGCATTTTCTTAAACCTTTTTCTCCCGGGGAGGATCGTTTTGCTAATATCGAAACCACTAAAGCTGAGAACGGTGGACCGATTCTGGCCGAAGCGCTCGCTTATCTGGAATGTCGGGTAGAACAACGAATGGAGTGCGGTGATCATTGGCTGCTTTATGCGATCGCAGAAAAAGGCAAGGTTTTACACCAGGGTTTAACCGCTATCCATCATCGCAAATCTGGCAGTTATTATTAA
- the hypF gene encoding carbamoyltransferase HypF produces MNNQSSQSDQRLALIVRGAVQGVGFRPFVYRLATELNLTGWVNNTAAGVFIEVEGDQEKLETFLTRLSLEKPPRSLIENIETQWLNPIGYQNFSIRHSSGGEKNTIVLPDLATCPDCLADIFDPNNRRYRYPFTNCTNCGPRYSIIESLPYDRSATTMRGFNQCPECQREYENPLDRRFHAQPNACPRCGPQISLLDSQGTVLAEKDQALIATARAIKQGKIMAIKGLGGFHLVVDARNTEAVQKLRQRKQRPDKPFAVMYPNLELVKKHGYVSSLESQLLQSPAAAIVLIKQRKNYLSAAVSPGNPYLGVMLPYTPLHHLLLAELGFPIVATSGNLADEPICIEEKEALEKLGTIADLFLVHNRPIVRPVDDSIIREMAGKAMILRRARGYAPFPVKVNEGDFPPILAVGSYFKNTVAIYQKNQVFISQHIGDLDTVNAVNHFENILDSLKKLYEFVPEIIACDTHPEYLATKYAYSLNLPVIPIQHHYAHVLSCMAEHQLQPPVLGVAWDGTGYGLDGTIWGGEFIHITADSWQRVAHFKPWPLLGGEKAVKEPRRVALGLLEVMENTDRIKSAFSEQEWSIFRQMLTKKINCPLTSSVGRLFDGMAAILGLCYQLSFEGQAAMQLEFALEGIKTEEYYNFSLSADSPIVIDWNQIIVGVVEDLEKQVEIGIIAAKFHNSLSEIIVEIAHKIGREKILLTGGCFQNRYLTERTINRLQASGFQPYWQQTVPTNDGGISLGQIIGAFSKLK; encoded by the coding sequence ATGAATAATCAGAGCAGTCAATCCGATCAGCGATTAGCTTTAATTGTGCGCGGAGCAGTACAAGGGGTCGGTTTTCGTCCTTTTGTTTATCGATTAGCAACGGAATTAAACCTAACTGGTTGGGTGAATAATACAGCAGCGGGGGTTTTTATTGAAGTCGAGGGCGATCAAGAAAAACTAGAAACTTTTTTGACTCGATTATCTTTAGAAAAACCACCTCGATCGCTAATTGAAAATATTGAGACTCAATGGTTAAATCCTATCGGTTATCAAAACTTTAGCATACGTCATAGCAGCGGCGGTGAAAAAAATACAATTGTTCTGCCCGATTTAGCCACTTGTCCCGATTGTTTAGCCGATATTTTTGACCCGAATAATCGTCGTTATCGCTATCCTTTTACTAACTGCACTAACTGCGGTCCTCGCTACAGTATTATCGAGAGTTTACCCTACGATCGCAGTGCCACAACCATGAGAGGTTTTAATCAGTGTCCCGAATGTCAAAGGGAATACGAAAACCCTCTGGATCGCCGTTTTCATGCCCAACCGAATGCCTGTCCTCGTTGCGGACCCCAAATCAGTCTTTTAGACAGTCAAGGAACTGTATTAGCGGAAAAAGATCAAGCTTTAATCGCCACCGCTAGAGCAATTAAACAGGGAAAAATTATGGCGATCAAAGGGTTAGGAGGATTTCACCTAGTCGTCGATGCAAGAAATACGGAAGCAGTGCAAAAATTGCGACAACGTAAACAGCGACCGGATAAACCTTTTGCTGTGATGTATCCTAATCTTGAGTTAGTGAAAAAACATGGTTATGTATCTTCTTTAGAATCGCAATTATTGCAGTCTCCTGCAGCCGCAATTGTCCTGATTAAACAAAGAAAAAATTATCTTTCTGCTGCCGTTTCTCCGGGTAATCCCTATCTAGGAGTCATGTTACCCTATACTCCCCTACACCATCTTTTATTAGCAGAATTAGGCTTTCCTATTGTAGCAACCAGTGGTAATCTAGCTGATGAACCTATCTGTATTGAGGAAAAAGAAGCTTTAGAAAAATTAGGAACAATCGCCGATTTATTTCTAGTTCATAATCGTCCCATAGTTCGACCGGTGGATGACTCTATTATCAGGGAAATGGCAGGAAAAGCGATGATTTTGCGGCGAGCGCGGGGATATGCTCCCTTTCCCGTTAAAGTTAATGAGGGAGATTTTCCCCCGATTCTGGCCGTGGGAAGTTATTTTAAAAATACCGTGGCTATCTATCAAAAAAATCAAGTTTTTATCAGTCAACATATCGGCGATTTAGATACGGTTAATGCTGTCAATCATTTTGAAAATATTCTCGATAGTTTAAAAAAACTATACGAGTTTGTACCGGAAATTATTGCCTGTGATACTCATCCTGAATATCTAGCGACAAAGTACGCTTATAGCTTAAATTTACCCGTTATTCCCATTCAACACCATTACGCTCACGTTTTATCCTGCATGGCAGAACATCAGCTACAACCTCCAGTTTTAGGGGTTGCTTGGGATGGAACAGGATACGGTTTAGACGGCACAATTTGGGGGGGAGAATTTATCCATATCACTGCCGATTCTTGGCAGCGAGTCGCCCATTTTAAACCCTGGCCATTACTGGGAGGAGAAAAAGCGGTTAAAGAACCCAGACGAGTGGCTTTAGGATTACTAGAAGTTATGGAAAATACTGATAGGATAAAATCAGCTTTTAGTGAACAGGAATGGTCGATTTTTAGGCAAATGTTAACCAAAAAAATTAATTGTCCTTTAACTTCTAGTGTCGGGCGTTTGTTTGATGGTATGGCGGCGATTCTGGGTTTATGTTATCAATTAAGTTTTGAGGGACAAGCAGCAATGCAGTTAGAATTTGCCCTTGAGGGCATTAAAACGGAGGAATATTATAATTTTTCTTTATCCGCCGACTCACCCATAGTTATTGATTGGAATCAGATAATTGTAGGAGTTGTTGAAGATTTAGAAAAACAAGTAGAAATCGGCATAATTGCCGCTAAATTTCATAATAGTTTAAGTGAGATTATTGTAGAAATTGCACACAAAATAGGTAGAGAAAAAATTCTCCTGACGGGAGGCTGTTTTCAAAATCGTTATCTGACGGAAAGAACAATTAATCGCTTACAAGCTTCGGGATTTCAACCCTACTGGCAGCAAACTGTTCCCACTAATGATGGTGGTATTAGCCTTGGTCAAATTATCGGTGCTTTTTCTAAACTCAAATAG
- the bchH gene encoding magnesium chelatase subunit H, protein MKSIVLIVGFETFNRNLYRQSGLLASSKCPDLEVKVFSDKSLTSEPEIVEQALATADVFFASLIFDYDQVTWLRQRAAQIPIRLVFESALELMSLTRLGEFAIGDKPKGMPKPIQFILSKFSSGKEEDKLAGYLSFLKTGPKLLKFIPAKKVQDLRNWLIIYGYWNAGGTENVAAMCWVIAQKYLGLKVQEIPEVIETPNKGLLHPDYQGYFLTPQEYLTWYKKNTSLDKPVVALLLYRKHVISKLPYINQLIRHFETANLIPLPVFINGVEGHTIVRDWLTTDYEIQQRKKGIIETPSLSEDAVTVDAIVSTIGFPLVGGPAGSMEAGRQVEVAKRILSAKNIPYLIAAPLLIQDIYSWTRQGIGGLQSVVLYALPELDGAIDTIPLGGLVGETIYLIPERLQRLTGRLNSWIKLHKTPPQERKIAIILYGFPPGYGAVGTAALLNVPRSLVKFLQALQAQGYNLGTIPEDGEEIIQKVKFADDENLSKENRLSIETLENWLGYLLTSRIEKHWKSLKDAGIKTVGNQYHLGGIELGNVWIGVQPPLGIAGDPMRLMFEKDLTPHPQYAAFYQWLQKDFKTDAIIHFGMHGTVEWLPGSPLGNTGYSWSDILLGDLPNLYIYAANNPSESILAKRRGYGVLISHNVPPYGRAGLYKELMIMRDLIAEFRENPEKNYALRDSILQKIIDTGISKDCPFLEAEKQGIEFTLENAKLFSRYALTDYFVKVYNYLQIVEQRLFSSGLHTLGTAPNQEELKGYLDAYFTDLSEREFQQILDEEATNEKLKEGIAIKNLLGQNSEELTNLLRGLNGEYVPPAPGGDLLRDGAGVLPTGRNIHALDPYRMPSPAAYTRGREIAKKLLEQNLTEKGKYPETVAVLLWGLDVIKTKGESLGILLELVGAEPVKEGTGRIVRYELKPLGEIGHPRIDILANLSGIFRDTFINIIELLDDLMQRAAEIEESENDNYIRKHYLALKSQGIDNASARLFSNPAGDFGSLVNDQVVEGNWDNDNELAKTWEKRNVFSYGRQDKGQARPEVLQQLLKTSESIIQEIDSVEYGLTDIQEYYGNTGGLKLAAEKQSGKRVMTSFVESFSNDTTPRKLEEVLRLEYRSKLLNPKWAKAMVNQGSGGAYEISQRMTALIGWGGTANFSDDWVYDQAADTYAFDAEMAEKLRQANPEAFRNIVGRMLEAQGRGFWQADPDKLEKLQELYQLTDEKLEGVT, encoded by the coding sequence ATGAAAAGTATTGTTTTAATTGTTGGCTTTGAAACCTTTAACAGGAATTTATATCGGCAATCGGGCCTGTTGGCTAGTTCTAAATGTCCTGATTTAGAGGTAAAAGTATTTAGCGATAAATCCTTAACTAGCGAACCAGAAATAGTCGAGCAAGCTTTAGCCACTGCCGACGTTTTTTTTGCTAGTTTGATCTTCGATTACGATCAAGTTACTTGGCTGCGGCAACGAGCGGCACAGATTCCGATTCGCTTAGTTTTTGAGTCTGCTTTAGAGTTAATGAGTTTAACCCGTTTGGGAGAATTTGCCATCGGGGATAAACCAAAAGGAATGCCAAAACCAATTCAATTTATCTTGAGTAAATTTTCTAGTGGCAAGGAAGAAGATAAATTAGCCGGTTATCTCAGTTTTCTCAAAACTGGACCGAAACTACTGAAATTTATTCCCGCTAAAAAAGTTCAAGATTTGCGTAATTGGTTAATTATCTACGGTTATTGGAATGCGGGAGGAACTGAAAATGTTGCCGCTATGTGTTGGGTAATTGCCCAAAAATATCTAGGATTAAAAGTACAGGAAATACCCGAAGTCATCGAAACTCCCAATAAGGGACTATTACATCCCGATTATCAGGGTTATTTTCTCACTCCCCAAGAATATTTGACTTGGTATAAAAAAAATACATCCCTTGATAAACCAGTGGTGGCCCTGCTGCTTTATCGGAAGCACGTTATCAGTAAACTGCCCTATATTAATCAATTAATCCGTCATTTTGAAACGGCTAATTTAATTCCCCTACCCGTATTTATTAACGGAGTGGAAGGCCATACAATTGTTCGGGATTGGTTAACCACAGACTACGAAATTCAGCAAAGAAAAAAAGGAATCATTGAAACTCCTTCTTTAAGTGAAGATGCGGTGACAGTAGATGCAATTGTTTCGACGATTGGCTTTCCTTTGGTGGGGGGTCCTGCGGGTTCTATGGAAGCAGGAAGACAGGTAGAAGTGGCTAAACGAATTCTGTCCGCTAAAAATATTCCTTATCTTATCGCTGCCCCTTTATTGATTCAAGATATTTATTCTTGGACAAGACAGGGAATCGGTGGTTTACAGAGTGTGGTTCTATACGCTTTACCGGAATTAGATGGAGCAATTGATACGATTCCTCTGGGGGGATTAGTGGGGGAAACTATCTATTTAATCCCCGAAAGATTACAGCGTTTAACTGGACGTTTAAACAGTTGGATTAAGTTACATAAAACCCCTCCGCAAGAACGCAAAATAGCCATCATTCTTTATGGATTTCCCCCGGGTTATGGGGCAGTTGGTACGGCAGCTTTATTAAATGTTCCCCGGAGTTTAGTTAAGTTTTTACAAGCTTTACAAGCGCAGGGTTATAATCTGGGAACGATTCCCGAAGACGGGGAAGAAATTATTCAAAAAGTTAAATTTGCCGATGATGAAAATCTCTCTAAAGAAAATCGTTTATCGATAGAAACTTTAGAAAATTGGCTAGGTTATCTGTTAACCTCCCGCATCGAAAAACACTGGAAATCTCTGAAAGATGCGGGGATAAAAACTGTTGGCAACCAGTATCATTTAGGGGGGATTGAGTTAGGTAATGTCTGGATTGGAGTGCAACCACCTTTAGGAATTGCTGGGGATCCGATGCGGTTAATGTTTGAAAAAGATTTAACTCCTCACCCTCAGTATGCAGCCTTTTATCAGTGGTTACAAAAAGATTTTAAGACCGATGCGATCATTCATTTTGGTATGCACGGAACTGTTGAATGGTTGCCCGGTTCACCCCTAGGAAATACCGGTTATTCTTGGTCAGATATTTTATTAGGAGATTTACCGAATTTATATATTTATGCCGCTAATAATCCCTCGGAATCTATCCTAGCTAAACGTCGCGGTTATGGGGTGTTAATTTCCCATAATGTGCCACCCTACGGACGAGCGGGATTGTATAAAGAATTGATGATTATGCGAGATTTGATTGCCGAGTTTCGAGAAAATCCTGAGAAAAATTACGCTTTAAGAGATAGTATCCTCCAAAAGATTATTGATACAGGTATCTCTAAAGATTGTCCTTTTCTGGAAGCAGAAAAACAGGGAATAGAATTCACTTTAGAAAATGCCAAATTATTTAGTCGCTATGCACTAACCGATTATTTTGTCAAGGTGTATAATTACCTACAAATCGTCGAACAAAGACTATTTTCTTCCGGTTTACACACCCTAGGAACTGCTCCCAATCAGGAAGAATTAAAAGGTTATCTTGATGCTTATTTTACCGATTTATCTGAGCGAGAATTTCAGCAAATTCTCGATGAAGAAGCAACCAATGAAAAGCTTAAAGAAGGCATTGCTATTAAAAATTTATTAGGACAAAATAGCGAGGAATTAACTAATCTTTTGCGGGGATTAAATGGGGAATATGTACCCCCAGCACCGGGGGGTGATTTACTCCGGGATGGTGCGGGAGTTTTGCCTACAGGACGCAATATACACGCTTTAGACCCCTACCGGATGCCTTCCCCGGCAGCCTACACCCGCGGACGAGAAATCGCCAAAAAACTGCTAGAACAAAACTTAACCGAAAAAGGAAAATATCCCGAAACTGTAGCGGTTTTACTCTGGGGATTAGATGTGATTAAAACTAAGGGTGAATCCTTGGGGATTCTCTTAGAATTAGTCGGTGCGGAACCGGTAAAAGAGGGGACAGGAAGAATTGTCAGGTATGAATTAAAACCTCTAGGGGAAATTGGACACCCGCGCATCGATATTTTGGCTAATTTATCGGGAATTTTTCGGGATACTTTTATCAATATTATCGAGTTATTAGATGATTTAATGCAGCGGGCAGCTGAGATAGAAGAATCGGAAAATGATAATTATATCCGTAAGCACTATTTAGCCTTAAAAAGTCAAGGTATTGACAATGCCAGCGCTCGTTTATTTTCCAATCCTGCCGGGGATTTTGGCTCTTTAGTTAATGACCAAGTAGTGGAGGGAAATTGGGACAATGACAACGAATTAGCGAAAACTTGGGAAAAGCGTAATGTTTTTAGTTATGGTCGTCAAGATAAGGGACAAGCGCGGCCAGAAGTGCTACAACAGTTATTAAAAACCAGTGAAAGTATTATCCAAGAAATTGACTCGGTAGAATACGGTTTAACCGATATTCAGGAATACTACGGCAACACGGGAGGATTAAAATTAGCCGCAGAAAAACAAAGCGGTAAACGGGTAATGACAAGTTTTGTCGAGAGTTTTTCCAATGATACAACTCCCCGCAAATTAGAGGAGGTTTTGCGCTTAGAATACCGCAGTAAATTACTTAATCCTAAATGGGCCAAGGCCATGGTTAATCAAGGTTCCGGTGGGGCCTACGAAATCTCCCAAAGAATGACCGCTTTAATTGGTTGGGGCGGTACGGCTAATTTTAGTGACGATTGGGTGTATGATCAGGCAGCCGATACCTACGCTTTTGATGCAGAAATGGCGGAAAAATTGCGTCAAGCTAATCCCGAAGCTTTCCGCAATATTGTCGGTAGAATGTTAGAAGCACAGGGCCGCGGTTTTTGGCAAGCAGACCCCGACAAATTAGAGAAATTACAGGAATTATATCAATTGACCGATGAAAAACTAGAAGGGGTTACTTAG